In Silene latifolia isolate original U9 population chromosome X, ASM4854445v1, whole genome shotgun sequence, the following proteins share a genomic window:
- the LOC141623751 gene encoding uncharacterized protein LOC141623751 isoform X2, whose protein sequence is MRLIRTEESGWNLHKLLLGFIHSFCLGVEVAERTASLVAGWQEFAAILQAVKLFEEKKKQIMSWKDMESNSWMSITVSSYRD, encoded by the exons ATGCGGCTGATACGAACAG AAGAATCGGGATGGAACTTGCACAAATTATTACTTGGATTCATTCACTCATTTTG CTTGGGAGTTGAAGTCGCTGAGCGTACTGCTTCCTTGGTTGCTGGCTGGCAGGAG TTTGCTGCAATCTTACAAGCAGTCAAATTGTTTgaggaaaaaaaaaagcaaattaTGTCATGGAAAG ATATGGAATCAAATTCATGGATGAGTATCACTGTATCAAGCTATCGTGACTAA
- the LOC141623751 gene encoding uncharacterized protein LOC141623751 isoform X1 — MRLIRTEESGWNLHKLLLGFIHSFCLGVEVAERTASLVAGWQEVGFTHGVLNTDNMSILGLSIDYGPFGFLDAFDPSFSSSTTDLPERSIALRINLILTCGISRSLLQSYKQSNCLRKKKSKLCHGKIWNQIHG; from the exons ATGCGGCTGATACGAACAG AAGAATCGGGATGGAACTTGCACAAATTATTACTTGGATTCATTCACTCATTTTG CTTGGGAGTTGAAGTCGCTGAGCGTACTGCTTCCTTGGTTGCTGGCTGGCAGGAGGTTGGATTCACACATGGTGTTTTGAACACTGACAACATGAGCATCTTGGGTCTTTCAATTGATTATGGCCCTTTTGGGTTCTTAGATGCCTTTGATCCAAGTTTTAGTTCAAGTACAACTGATCTTCCTGAGAGAAGTATTGCTTTGCGAATCAACCTGATATTGACTTGTGGAATATCGCGCAGTTTGCTGCAATCTTACAAGCAGTCAAATTGTTTgaggaaaaaaaaaagcaaattaTGTCATGGAAAG ATATGGAATCAAATTCATGGATGA